A genomic window from Vitis riparia cultivar Riparia Gloire de Montpellier isolate 1030 chromosome 18, EGFV_Vit.rip_1.0, whole genome shotgun sequence includes:
- the LOC117905885 gene encoding uncharacterized protein LOC117905885, which produces MRIDESGKRTISKSRSLQTQGSSSATLPSLFFLVFSSGNAYGILKQKLFRATPPVCLFELKPHFQISPPMAKTRNPREVIKESCTKQDQVPQKSEKPPSWAVVRSLLTCKHLQTQPQQQKQEGQQQKQRREQTVEGSGKKCKKMKCSGSLCSNTKVMHRPEMSSPEDHKKRPSMASSNNDGSSRSMKAPLSELNGVVSSTSSSLSISASSNSSVGGSFRGMPFRRLSGCYECRMVVDPVLGITRDPSLRTTICSCPDCGEIFMKAENLELHQAVRHAVSELGPEDTSKNIVEIIFQSSWLKKQAPVCKIDRILKVHNTPKTISKFEEYRDSIKTKATKLQKKHPRCVADGNELLRFHCTTFVCSIGLNGSSNLCNSIPSCSICSIIKNGFKVAGGVPGKGILTTATSGKAHDSSRMSSPGDNEKRAMLVCRVIAGRVKKSATQLEGGVCTEEFDSVAGVGGVYSNLDELYVSNPKAILPCFVVIYTES; this is translated from the exons ATGCGTATAGATGAATCAGGGAAGCGCACTATTTCCAAATCAAGATCACTTCAAACACAAGGAAGTTCCTCTGCAACCCTCCCCTCCCTCTTCTTCTTGGTTTTCTCAAGTGGCAACGCATATGGGATTCTGAAACAAAAACTCTTTAGAGCCACACCCcctgtttgtttgtttgagcTGAAACCTCATTTTCAGATCTCTCCTCCAATGGCTAAAACCAGAAACCCGAGAGAAGTCATTAAGGAAAGCTGTACAAAGCAAGACCAGGTACCCCAAAAATCAGAGAAACCTCCTTCTTGGGCGGTTGTGAGAAGCCTTTTGACCTGCAAACACCTCCAGACTCAGCCACAGCAGCAAAAGCAAGAAGGGCAACAACAGAAGCAACGGCGAGAACAAACCGTGGAGGGAAGCGGCAAAAAGTGCAAGAAAATGAAGTGTTCTGGTTCACTGTGTAGCAACACAAAGGTCATGCACAGGCCTGAAATGTCTTCCCCTGAAGACCACAAGAAAAGGCCTTCGATGGCTTCATCCAACAATGACGGTTCCAGCAGATCCATGAAAGCTCCTCTAAGTGAACTCAATGGGGTTGTTTCTTCCACTTCTTCCTCATTGTCTATTTCTGCGTCTTCTAACTCTTCTGTTGGTGGGTCCTTTAGAGGAATGCCTTTCAGGAGACTCTCTGGGTGCTATGAATGCAGAATGGTGGTTGACCCTGTTCTTGGAATCACTAGAGACCCTTCATTGAGAACCACCATCTGTTCTTGTCCTGATTGTGGTGAAATCTTCATGAAAGCTGAAAATTTGGAGCTTCATCAGGCCGTCAGACACGCCG TGTCCGAACTGGGCCCAGAAGACACAAGCAAGAACATAGTGGAAATCATATTCCAATCGAGTTGGCTAAAGAAACAAGCGCCAGTATGCAAAATCGACCGCATTCTCAAAGTCCACAACACCCCCAAAACTATATCCAAATTCGAAGAATACAGAGACTCCATTAAAACCAAAGCCACCAAGCTCCAAAAGAAACACCCACGCTGCGTGGCAGACGGCAATGAACTCCTCCGCTTCCACTGCACCACTTTCGTCTGCTCCATCGGCCTCAACGGTTCCTCCAATCTCTGCAACTCAATTCCAAGCTGCAGTATCTGCAGTATCATCAAGAACGGTTTCAAGGTGGCCGGAGGGGTTCCCGGAAAAGGGATTCTGACCACAGCCACCAGCGGAAAAGCCCATGACAGTTCTAGAATGTCGTCGCCGGGTGATAATGAGAAGAGGGCCATGCTGGTTTGCCGAGTGATAGCTGGGAGGGTGAAGAAGAGTGCGACTCAGTTGGAGGGAGGAGTGTGTACGGAGGAGTTTGACTCAGTGGCTGGGGTTGGTGGGGTCTACTCTAATTTGGATGAGCTATATGTGTCTAATCCTAAGGCTATTTTGCCTTGCTTTGTTGTTATCTACACAGAGTCTTAG